A DNA window from Staphylococcus warneri contains the following coding sequences:
- a CDS encoding MupG family TIM beta-alpha barrel fold protein produces MLGFSVSLGSKLNQSYIQSMVSQGYDTIFTSLQIPEEDDQLTLIHFGELCQILSQYSITFIIDVNPSLLNHHFYSLLDQYAHGDFVIRIDHDLNINLIHDIQQHGYRCCINASTITQSELSTLYRHSNIQSLVYCHNYYPRPDTGLSATFVEQQNALIHSFDSMADIYAFIPGTELRGPIFKGLPTIEVHRNQHPCFAVHELERVGISNIIIGDTRFDLNLARQLYQMCVQRHFELRVNVTENINDDLSNILFTKHHSRIDSPEHIIRSYESRHLINQTIEAVGIDQRLPGDITIDNHLNGRYEGELQVIKSPLQGHPNINRIARIYKQDQPFIHLIAPGDTFEFKCLKEQ; encoded by the coding sequence ATGCTCGGTTTCTCGGTCTCGTTAGGAAGTAAATTAAATCAATCTTATATTCAATCAATGGTATCTCAGGGATACGATACTATTTTTACTTCTCTACAAATACCCGAAGAGGATGATCAACTTACACTGATACATTTTGGGGAATTGTGTCAGATATTATCTCAATATTCAATCACCTTTATTATTGATGTGAATCCTTCTTTACTTAATCACCACTTTTACAGTTTATTAGATCAATACGCTCATGGGGATTTTGTTATCAGAATCGATCACGACCTTAATATCAATCTTATTCATGATATACAGCAACACGGTTATCGATGTTGCATTAACGCAAGTACGATAACTCAAAGTGAATTATCCACGCTATATCGTCATTCAAATATTCAATCACTAGTATACTGTCATAATTATTATCCAAGGCCGGATACTGGATTAAGTGCGACATTTGTCGAACAACAAAATGCACTCATACATTCTTTTGATTCAATGGCAGATATATATGCCTTCATTCCAGGAACTGAATTAAGAGGACCCATTTTTAAAGGTTTACCAACTATCGAGGTACATCGTAATCAGCATCCTTGTTTCGCGGTTCATGAATTAGAACGTGTTGGTATCTCAAATATTATTATTGGAGATACTAGGTTTGATTTAAATTTAGCGCGTCAACTCTATCAAATGTGTGTCCAACGACACTTTGAACTGCGTGTTAATGTCACTGAAAATATCAATGATGACCTGTCAAATATACTATTTACTAAGCATCATTCAAGAATCGATTCGCCCGAACATATCATACGTTCTTATGAATCTAGACACTTAATTAATCAAACTATTGAAGCCGTTGGTATCGACCAAAGATTACCCGGAGATATTACTATCGATAATCATCTGAATGGTCGATATGAAGGTGAACTACAAGTAATTAAATCACCACTTCAAGGACATCCAAATATCAATCGTATTGCACGAATTTATAAACAGGATCAACCATTTATCCATTTGATAGCGCCAGGTGATACTTTTGAATTTAAATGTTTAAAGGAGCAATGA
- a CDS encoding CPBP family intramembrane glutamic endopeptidase, with amino-acid sequence MKLSNKGYRFKDIAWRDLFLIPIIFITMMIFSRIGVNILNTHYIHIDRLMGEMVATVAQTMSYVIAILCFYLMHISSFSERLKNGINYIKKHWKFLIVMFIISICASKAYEWMMELLPQSWQFNETQNELALNQLFKTPLFLPITFILIVIVGPIVEEIVFRHIIIGELGKKFNFIFMGIISAVTFSLIHVSDAKSPLEFGAYFILAVILVFVYLKSNRNLASSITIHMLNNLLSFIITIYTISM; translated from the coding sequence ATGAAACTTTCGAACAAAGGGTACCGTTTTAAAGATATTGCTTGGAGAGATTTATTTTTAATACCAATTATCTTTATAACAATGATGATATTTTCAAGGATAGGTGTAAATATATTAAATACGCATTATATACATATAGATCGATTAATGGGTGAGATGGTTGCTACCGTTGCACAAACCATGAGTTATGTTATTGCCATTTTATGTTTTTACCTTATGCATATCAGTTCCTTTTCAGAACGCTTGAAGAATGGGATTAATTATATAAAAAAGCATTGGAAATTTTTAATTGTGATGTTCATTATCTCAATTTGTGCGTCAAAAGCCTATGAATGGATGATGGAATTATTACCGCAATCATGGCAATTTAATGAAACACAGAATGAATTAGCATTAAATCAATTATTTAAGACCCCTCTATTTTTACCAATCACTTTTATATTGATAGTGATTGTTGGGCCTATCGTTGAAGAGATTGTATTCAGACATATCATTATAGGTGAATTAGGAAAAAAATTTAATTTTATTTTTATGGGGATTATCTCCGCTGTAACATTTTCACTAATTCATGTAAGTGATGCTAAATCACCATTAGAATTTGGTGCATACTTTATACTCGCAGTTATTTTAGTATTCGTATATTTAAAGTCAAACAGAAATTTAGCGTCTTCTATTACGATTCATATGCTCAATAATCTATTATCATTTATAATCACGATATATACAATTTCTATGTAA
- a CDS encoding helix-turn-helix transcriptional regulator translates to MNKLERQNRLITEIQQSNKITASELAKRFNVSKRTILRDIDDLENQGVQIHASHGSQGGYKIQDAQAKIALTLTDSQLSALFLTLNESQSYSTLPYTKEIQDILKQCLTLPQTRVRKLLKKMDYYIKFEDTAQITLPNIFSDILIYCTERNVMLVDFYEDNQTIAENVIFIGLLCKDGQWHAVVFEIGLGSTRELPIKDIQDISYSFEKTIKTHDITIDNYQQFLNPTDLHV, encoded by the coding sequence TTGAATAAGTTAGAACGACAAAATCGCTTAATAACAGAAATACAACAAAGTAATAAAATAACTGCTTCTGAATTAGCCAAACGTTTTAATGTATCAAAACGTACCATTCTGAGAGATATTGATGATTTAGAAAATCAAGGTGTTCAAATTCATGCTTCTCATGGTAGCCAGGGTGGTTACAAAATTCAAGATGCACAAGCCAAAATTGCACTTACTTTGACTGATAGTCAATTGTCTGCGCTATTTCTTACCTTAAATGAAAGTCAATCTTATTCTACGCTACCCTATACTAAAGAAATTCAAGATATACTTAAACAATGTTTAACTTTACCTCAAACGCGTGTACGAAAATTATTAAAAAAAATGGATTACTATATAAAATTCGAAGATACCGCACAGATAACACTTCCAAATATCTTTTCCGATATTTTAATTTACTGTACTGAACGAAATGTCATGCTTGTAGATTTTTATGAAGACAATCAAACTATTGCGGAGAACGTTATCTTTATTGGTCTATTATGTAAAGATGGTCAGTGGCATGCTGTGGTATTTGAAATTGGACTAGGTTCTACACGAGAACTCCCTATTAAAGATATACAAGATATCTCCTACTCATTTGAAAAAACAATTAAAACGCATGATATTACGATTGATAATTATCAACAATTTTTAAACCCAACTGATTTACACGTGTAA
- a CDS encoding inositol monophosphatase family protein, which yields MHNIDLHKIDEMITKWLKNVDQIIPNLIAEMETDTKLNRFDLVTNVDKQIQNEFQVFLQTQLEGHRLFAEEKNNDEIDPRQGHVWIMDPIDGTSNLVKQQEDYCIILGYFVDGEPKLSYIYDYPHQHLYKAIENEGAFDNAQVMKQPPNMDIEEAILSFNTQVMNDETIHQLYDASFSHRIIGSCGLDSIRVIKGQFGAHINTNPKPWDIAAQFLFAKELGLKMTALNGGPIDLSTAAPFIISNEGCYSAVLEILNSDMGYER from the coding sequence ATGCATAACATTGATTTGCACAAGATAGATGAAATGATAACAAAATGGTTGAAAAACGTAGACCAAATCATCCCAAATTTAATCGCGGAAATGGAAACAGATACAAAGTTAAATCGCTTTGACTTAGTGACAAATGTGGATAAACAAATTCAAAACGAATTTCAAGTATTCCTACAAACACAACTTGAAGGTCATCGGTTATTTGCAGAAGAAAAAAATAATGATGAGATAGATCCTAGACAAGGACATGTTTGGATTATGGATCCTATAGATGGTACGTCTAATTTGGTGAAACAACAGGAAGATTATTGTATTATTTTAGGTTATTTTGTAGATGGCGAACCTAAGCTTTCATATATATATGATTACCCACATCAACATTTATATAAGGCTATTGAAAATGAAGGCGCATTTGATAATGCGCAAGTGATGAAACAACCACCTAATATGGATATAGAAGAAGCCATATTATCGTTCAATACACAAGTCATGAATGATGAAACGATTCATCAATTATATGATGCGTCTTTTAGTCATAGAATTATTGGTTCTTGTGGCTTAGATTCAATTAGGGTGATTAAAGGTCAATTTGGTGCACATATCAATACTAATCCTAAACCTTGGGATATTGCCGCACAATTTTTATTTGCGAAAGAACTTGGGCTGAAAATGACAGCGTTAAATGGTGGACCTATAGATTTATCAACAGCTGCGCCATTTATTATTAGTAATGAAGGATGTTACTCCGCAGTACTTGAAATTTTAAATAGTGATATGGGTTATGAAAGATAA
- a CDS encoding IS6 family transposase — protein MNYFRYKQFDKDVITVAVGYYLRYALSYRDISEILRERGVNVHHSTVYRWVQEYAPILYQIWKKKNNKAYYKWRIDETYIKIKGKWCYLYRAIDADGHTLDIWLRKKRDNQSAYAFIKRLIKQFGKPQTIITDQAPSMKVAMSKLRKDFKLKSNCHCTSKYLNNLIEQDHRHTKVKKTSYRSINTAKNTLKGIECIYGLYKRNRRSLQIYGFSPCHEISYMLVS, from the coding sequence ATGAACTATTTCAGATATAAACAATTCGATAAGGATGTTATTACTGTAGCCGTTGGCTACTACTTAAGATATGCATTAAGTTATCGTGATATATCTGAAATATTAAGAGAGCGTGGCGTGAACGTTCATCACTCAACGGTCTATCGATGGGTTCAAGAATATGCTCCTATTTTGTATCAAATTTGGAAGAAAAAGAATAACAAAGCGTATTATAAGTGGCGTATTGATGAGACATATATCAAAATCAAAGGAAAATGGTGTTATTTGTATCGTGCCATTGATGCAGATGGTCATACATTAGATATTTGGTTACGTAAGAAACGAGATAATCAATCAGCATATGCGTTTATTAAAAGACTTATTAAACAGTTTGGTAAACCTCAAACAATTATTACAGATCAAGCACCTTCAATGAAGGTGGCCATGTCTAAGTTGAGGAAAGATTTTAAACTCAAATCTAATTGTCATTGTACATCTAAGTATCTTAATAACCTCATTGAACAAGATCATCGTCATACTAAGGTGAAGAAGACAAGCTATCGAAGTATTAATACGGCAAAGAACACGCTCAAAGGCATTGAATGTATTTATGGATTATATAAAAGGAACCGTAGGTCTCTTCAGATCTACGGATTTTCTCCTTGTCACGAAATTAGTTACATGTTAGTCAGTTAA
- the fdhF gene encoding formate dehydrogenase subunit alpha gives MKEHLIVTLDGTDYLVEPGTNLLEFIRSRDTFVPAICYNESMGPIQTCDTCTVEIDGKIERACGTTIDRPMTVNTTTDHVQASQKEALDRILEKHMLYCTVCDYNNGDCEIHNTMDEWGLQHQTYEYKEKPYEKDYGPFYRYDPNQCILCGRCVEACQDIEVNETISIDWDREHPRVIWDNDVPINESSCVSCGQCATVCPCNAMMEVNMEGNAGYMTDTEPGSLAAMIDLTKKAEPGYGPLFAISDSEAEMRKERINKTKTVCTYCGVGCSFEVWTKDREVLKVQPSHDSPANKIASCVKGKFSWGHINSDQRLTKPLVRKDGQFHEVEWEEALDVITDNFKQIKDKYDADHLAFISSSKATNEESYLMQKLARQVIGTNNVDNCSRYCQAPATKGLFRTVGHGGDSGSIEDLEKAAMTVLIGTNTAEAHPVIASRMKRAQKLFGQKSHVFDIRKHEMAERADEFYQPKPGTDLVWLGAVTKYIIDHDLHDKAFLDEWVDDFEKYYESLAPFTMAFAEEATGIPQSRLINFAKEVAKAESVSICWAMGITQQDIGSDSSTAISNLLLVTGNYRKPGTGAYPLRGHNNVQGCSDMGSMPDQFTGYQKVVDDDVRAKFEREYGVELNKKPGRDNHQMIEGIHNGEINSLYLYGEDTGIVDSNINFVQAAFEKLDFMVVQDEFLTYTATYADVVLPASPSLEKDGTFTNTERRIQRLYQALDPKGDSKPDWKIFQLIANRLGFNWNYKNPSEIMDEIARVTPLYEGVSYDLLEGFNSLQWPVHKDGTDEPLLYLNGFNFDNGKAKLYPLTFDNFFKEDEVYDLHVNNGRLLEHFHEGNMTYQTEMIKYKVPNAFVEISPELAEDRGIHEGAQVKLISETGEATLTVHVTDRVSGKQIYIPLNNDALENGNMGAINLLTNSDVDPYTDTPSYKRTSARMEVITKRGKSPLNPTNFRVDKQRNPQYSVRVDKKWARPDYIFPGNQVND, from the coding sequence ATGAAAGAACATTTAATCGTCACTCTAGATGGTACAGATTATTTGGTTGAACCAGGTACCAACTTACTTGAATTTATACGTTCGAGAGATACGTTCGTACCAGCCATTTGTTATAACGAGTCAATGGGGCCTATTCAAACTTGTGATACCTGTACTGTAGAAATTGACGGCAAAATAGAAAGAGCTTGTGGCACAACTATTGATAGACCAATGACAGTCAATACAACTACGGATCATGTACAAGCATCTCAAAAAGAAGCATTAGATCGTATTTTAGAAAAACATATGTTGTATTGTACAGTGTGTGATTATAACAATGGAGACTGTGAAATTCATAATACGATGGACGAGTGGGGGCTTCAACATCAAACTTATGAATATAAAGAAAAGCCATATGAAAAAGATTATGGTCCATTCTACCGCTATGATCCGAACCAATGTATTTTGTGCGGACGTTGTGTAGAGGCATGCCAAGATATTGAAGTAAATGAAACAATCAGTATTGATTGGGATCGTGAACATCCTAGAGTTATTTGGGATAATGATGTACCTATTAATGAATCTTCATGTGTATCATGCGGCCAATGTGCAACAGTTTGTCCATGTAATGCCATGATGGAAGTCAATATGGAAGGTAACGCTGGATATATGACAGATACTGAACCAGGTTCATTAGCTGCAATGATTGATTTAACTAAAAAGGCTGAACCAGGTTATGGTCCATTATTTGCTATTTCTGATTCTGAAGCGGAAATGCGTAAAGAGAGAATTAACAAAACCAAAACAGTATGTACATACTGCGGTGTAGGTTGCTCATTTGAAGTATGGACTAAAGATAGAGAAGTGTTGAAAGTACAACCTTCACATGATTCTCCAGCTAATAAAATTGCATCATGTGTGAAAGGAAAATTCTCTTGGGGACATATTAATTCTGATCAACGTTTGACGAAACCACTTGTGCGTAAAGATGGTCAATTTCATGAAGTTGAATGGGAAGAAGCGTTAGATGTTATTACAGATAATTTCAAACAAATTAAAGACAAATATGACGCAGATCATTTGGCATTCATTTCCTCTTCAAAAGCAACAAATGAAGAGTCATATTTAATGCAAAAACTTGCACGACAAGTCATTGGAACGAATAATGTTGACAACTGCTCAAGATATTGCCAAGCACCGGCTACTAAAGGATTATTTAGAACTGTCGGGCACGGTGGTGATTCAGGTAGTATTGAAGACCTTGAAAAAGCAGCAATGACTGTATTAATTGGTACAAATACTGCTGAGGCACACCCTGTTATTGCATCACGAATGAAACGAGCTCAAAAATTATTTGGACAAAAATCACATGTATTTGATATTAGAAAACATGAAATGGCTGAACGTGCAGATGAATTTTATCAACCGAAACCAGGTACAGACTTAGTATGGTTAGGTGCTGTAACGAAATATATTATTGATCATGATCTGCATGACAAAGCATTCCTAGACGAATGGGTAGATGATTTTGAGAAGTATTATGAATCATTAGCACCATTTACGATGGCATTTGCAGAAGAAGCTACAGGCATCCCTCAATCACGTTTGATTAACTTTGCTAAAGAAGTAGCTAAAGCAGAATCAGTATCTATTTGTTGGGCAATGGGTATCACACAACAAGATATCGGAAGTGATTCAAGTACTGCCATTTCAAATTTATTACTAGTAACAGGTAACTATAGAAAACCAGGTACAGGTGCATATCCATTACGTGGACATAATAACGTTCAAGGTTGTAGCGATATGGGTAGCATGCCTGACCAATTTACAGGTTATCAAAAAGTAGTTGATGATGATGTTCGTGCGAAATTCGAAAGAGAATACGGCGTCGAATTAAATAAGAAACCAGGTCGAGATAATCATCAAATGATAGAAGGTATTCATAATGGTGAAATTAATTCACTATATTTATATGGTGAAGATACAGGAATAGTTGATTCTAATATCAATTTTGTTCAAGCTGCCTTTGAAAAACTAGACTTTATGGTTGTTCAAGACGAATTCTTAACTTATACAGCAACTTATGCAGATGTTGTATTACCAGCTAGTCCGTCATTAGAAAAAGATGGCACATTCACTAATACTGAACGTCGAATCCAAAGGTTATACCAAGCACTTGATCCTAAAGGTGACTCTAAACCAGACTGGAAAATTTTCCAACTTATCGCAAATCGTTTAGGATTTAACTGGAACTACAAAAATCCAAGCGAAATTATGGATGAAATTGCACGTGTGACACCATTATATGAAGGTGTAAGTTACGACTTATTAGAAGGCTTTAATAGTTTACAGTGGCCAGTGCATAAAGATGGTACAGATGAGCCATTACTTTATTTAAATGGATTTAACTTTGATAACGGTAAAGCAAAACTTTATCCATTAACATTCGATAATTTCTTCAAAGAAGATGAAGTGTATGACTTACATGTTAATAATGGTAGATTATTAGAACATTTCCATGAAGGAAACATGACATATCAAACTGAAATGATTAAATATAAAGTGCCTAATGCCTTTGTAGAAATCTCACCAGAACTTGCTGAAGATAGAGGTATTCATGAAGGTGCACAAGTTAAATTAATTTCTGAAACTGGCGAAGCTACATTAACGGTACATGTTACAGATCGCGTAAGTGGAAAACAAATTTACATTCCTTTAAATAATGATGCTTTAGAAAATGGTAATATGGGTGCAATCAACTTACTTACTAATAGTGATGTAGATCCATACACAGATACACCATCGTATAAACGTACAAGTGCAAGAATGGAAGTGATAACTAAACGTGGTAAATCACCGCTAAACCCAACTAACTTCCGTGTAGACAAACAACGTAATCCACAATATAGTGTCAGAGTTGATAAAAAATGGGCGCGTCCAGACTATATTTTCCCAGGAAATCAGGTGAATGACTGA
- a CDS encoding DUF1641 domain-containing protein, which yields MAERITQIKRMEKSDEQVKADNLNEVLDAISENKDSIMKAIRLVKVLDEAKLLDALSGGIKGRQVIINKFAVELNKDIYTGLLSNMASLVFLLGDLNVKDLSEMLNRLNKGMHVANQASSHSKTSVRSLLGVLKDDDMNRSITYMLNLLKGMSRED from the coding sequence ATGGCAGAAAGAATAACTCAAATTAAACGCATGGAAAAATCAGATGAACAAGTCAAAGCAGATAATCTCAATGAAGTGTTAGATGCAATATCTGAGAATAAAGATAGTATCATGAAAGCAATTCGATTAGTTAAAGTTTTAGACGAAGCGAAATTGTTAGACGCACTATCTGGTGGTATTAAAGGTAGACAAGTTATTATTAATAAATTTGCAGTCGAATTAAATAAAGATATTTATACTGGATTATTATCTAATATGGCATCATTAGTATTTTTACTTGGCGACTTAAATGTTAAAGACTTAAGTGAGATGCTCAATAGACTGAATAAAGGTATGCATGTAGCCAATCAAGCAAGTAGCCATTCCAAAACGAGTGTTCGAAGCTTGCTAGGGGTTCTTAAAGATGATGATATGAATAGAAGTATCACCTATATGCTTAATTTATTAAAAGGTATGTCTCGAGAAGATTAG
- a CDS encoding N-acetylglucosaminidase: MKKLSKSRVSTIIILLLLIVFGILYIIFDTNLFNNDKRVSFNEAVSRQQNKGVLNMKEDHGEFKKANENDIKKAMSIHHGDNKLKYMDISEKVPMSKEEVNKMLKGKGILENQGQSFIDAQDKYEVNIIYLISHAIVETGNGDSELAHGIKDGKHNYYNFYGIGAFDENAVHTGKSYAKKEDWTSPRKAILGGAKFVRNQYFENQQISLYQMRWNPKTPGQNQYASDIHWADNIAKIMKKYYEQFGIKKDKVRKDYYI, translated from the coding sequence ATGAAGAAATTGAGTAAGTCCCGTGTAAGTACTATTATTATCCTCTTACTATTGATTGTTTTCGGAATACTGTATATCATTTTTGATACTAATTTATTTAATAATGATAAACGTGTGTCTTTTAACGAAGCGGTCTCACGTCAACAAAATAAAGGCGTACTTAATATGAAAGAAGATCATGGTGAGTTTAAAAAAGCAAATGAAAATGATATTAAAAAGGCCATGTCAATTCATCATGGCGATAACAAACTCAAATATATGGATATTTCCGAAAAAGTACCTATGTCAAAAGAAGAAGTTAATAAAATGCTTAAAGGAAAAGGGATTTTAGAGAATCAAGGGCAAAGTTTTATAGATGCTCAAGATAAATATGAAGTTAATATTATATACTTAATCAGCCATGCAATTGTGGAAACTGGAAATGGTGACTCTGAATTGGCACATGGAATCAAAGATGGTAAACACAATTATTATAATTTTTATGGTATCGGTGCATTTGATGAGAATGCGGTGCATACTGGTAAAAGTTATGCCAAAAAGGAAGATTGGACATCGCCACGAAAGGCAATATTAGGTGGAGCAAAATTTGTAAGGAATCAATATTTTGAAAATCAACAAATTTCACTTTATCAAATGAGATGGAACCCGAAAACACCAGGACAGAATCAATATGCAAGTGACATCCACTGGGCTGACAATATAGCAAAAATAATGAAGAAATATTACGAACAATTTGGAATCAAAAAAGACAAAGTTCGAAAAGATTATTACATTTAA
- a CDS encoding FAD-dependent monooxygenase, with protein sequence MKIAIVGAGIGGLTAAALLQEQGHQVKIFEKNDAIREVGAGIGIGDNVIQKLHNHDLAKGIKNAGQNLTSMQTLDEHNKPLMTAHLKRDTLNVTLSRQTLISIIQSYVQQDSIYLKHGVTKIDNSNSKVILHFMEQESEAFDLCIGADGIHSIVREAIDSQSKVQYQGYTCFRGLVDDIHLDETDVAKEFWGKQGRVGIVPLIDNQAYWFIIINAKEKDVKYQSFGKPHLQARFNHYPNIVRQILDKQSETGIILNDIYDMKPLKSFVKERTILLGDAAHATTPNMGQGAGQAMEDAIVLANCLKSYDFNEALERYDKLRVNHTAKVIKKSRKIGKIAQYHNSLMIKCRNTMMKILPNKIASNQTKFLYKSKEK encoded by the coding sequence ATGAAAATCGCAATTGTCGGTGCAGGGATCGGTGGCTTAACAGCGGCTGCACTATTACAAGAACAAGGTCATCAAGTTAAAATTTTTGAAAAAAATGATGCAATTAGAGAAGTGGGTGCGGGTATAGGTATTGGTGACAATGTCATTCAAAAACTACACAACCACGATTTAGCGAAAGGTATAAAAAATGCGGGTCAGAATTTAACATCAATGCAAACGCTTGATGAGCATAATAAACCATTGATGACTGCGCATTTAAAACGAGATACACTTAATGTTACATTATCTCGTCAAACACTAATCAGTATTATTCAGTCTTATGTACAACAAGACAGCATTTATTTAAAACATGGCGTAACTAAAATAGATAATAGTAATTCAAAAGTCATTCTTCATTTCATGGAACAAGAAAGTGAAGCCTTTGATTTATGTATTGGTGCAGATGGCATACATTCAATTGTTAGAGAAGCTATTGATAGCCAAAGCAAGGTTCAATATCAAGGCTATACATGCTTCCGTGGGCTAGTCGATGATATTCATTTAGATGAAACGGATGTAGCTAAAGAATTTTGGGGCAAACAAGGACGCGTTGGTATTGTGCCATTAATTGATAACCAAGCATATTGGTTTATCATAATCAACGCTAAAGAAAAAGATGTCAAATACCAATCATTTGGTAAGCCACATTTACAAGCACGATTTAATCATTATCCCAATATTGTAAGACAAATATTAGATAAACAAAGTGAAACAGGCATTATATTAAACGATATTTATGATATGAAACCACTAAAATCTTTCGTTAAAGAGCGTACTATTTTACTAGGTGACGCAGCACATGCAACAACACCTAATATGGGTCAAGGTGCAGGACAAGCTATGGAAGATGCAATTGTATTAGCTAACTGTTTAAAATCATATGACTTCAATGAAGCATTAGAAAGATATGATAAATTAAGAGTAAATCATACAGCAAAAGTGATTAAAAAATCACGTAAAATTGGAAAGATTGCACAATATCATAACAGTTTGATGATCAAATGCAGAAATACAATGATGAAAATATTACCGAATAAAATTGCTTCAAACCAAACTAAATTTCTTTATAAATCTAAAGAAAAATAG
- a CDS encoding 2-hydroxyacid dehydrogenase family protein — MEKVFIAGAIPEVGLNLLKEHFEVEMYDDDGLISKDALINGVKDATALVSLLSTNVDKDVIDSAKNLKIIANYGAGFNNVDIDYAREKDIDVTNTPKASTNATADLTIGLILSVARRIVEGDELSRTKGFDGWAPLFFRGREVSEKTIGIIGLGEIGGAVAKRARAFDMDVLYTGPHRKEEKERDIGAKYVDLDTLLENADFITINAAYNPDLHHLIDTEQFKKMKSTAYIVNAGRGPIINEQALVKALQDKEIEGAALDVYEFEPKITDELKSLKNVVLTPHIGNATFEARDMMAKIVANDTIKKLNGKTPQFIVNPQK; from the coding sequence ATGGAAAAAGTATTTATCGCAGGTGCAATTCCAGAGGTCGGTTTAAACCTTCTCAAAGAACATTTCGAAGTAGAAATGTACGATGATGACGGATTAATTAGTAAAGATGCGCTAATAAATGGTGTTAAAGATGCCACTGCATTAGTAAGTTTATTATCAACTAATGTAGATAAAGATGTGATTGATAGTGCTAAAAATTTAAAAATCATTGCTAACTATGGTGCAGGTTTTAATAATGTAGATATTGACTATGCACGTGAGAAAGATATTGATGTGACAAACACACCGAAAGCTTCAACCAATGCTACAGCTGATTTAACCATTGGTCTTATCTTAAGTGTCGCAAGACGTATTGTTGAAGGCGACGAGTTATCACGTACGAAAGGCTTTGATGGTTGGGCTCCCCTATTCTTTAGAGGTAGAGAAGTTTCTGAGAAAACCATTGGCATTATTGGATTAGGAGAAATTGGTGGTGCAGTTGCAAAACGTGCACGTGCATTTGATATGGATGTTTTATATACTGGACCTCATCGTAAAGAGGAAAAAGAACGAGATATCGGTGCTAAATATGTTGATTTAGATACATTACTTGAGAATGCAGACTTCATCACAATTAATGCTGCCTATAATCCTGATTTACATCACTTAATTGATACTGAACAATTCAAAAAGATGAAATCTACAGCTTATATTGTTAATGCTGGACGTGGTCCAATCATTAATGAACAAGCACTTGTAAAAGCCTTACAAGACAAAGAAATTGAAGGTGCAGCATTAGATGTATATGAATTTGAACCTAAAATTACAGATGAATTAAAATCGCTTAAAAATGTTGTACTTACACCACATATTGGTAATGCAACATTTGAAGCAAGAGATATGATGGCTAAAATTGTAGCAAATGATACAATTAAAAAATTAAATGGCAAAACGCCGCAATTCATTGTTAATCCTCAAAAGTAA
- a CDS encoding DMT family transporter, whose amino-acid sequence MAWVYLLIAGCLEVIGVILMNEWSRTKHKIFILLIGIAFVCSFSTLKLSMIDIPMGTAYAIWTGIGTAGGTMIGMIFYHESKNIMRILCILLILGSVIGLRLIN is encoded by the coding sequence ATGGCTTGGGTGTATCTTTTAATCGCAGGTTGTTTAGAAGTGATTGGTGTTATATTGATGAATGAATGGTCTAGAACTAAACATAAAATTTTCATTCTTCTCATTGGTATTGCCTTTGTATGTAGTTTTAGTACATTAAAACTATCAATGATAGATATTCCTATGGGTACTGCTTATGCTATCTGGACAGGTATTGGTACAGCTGGGGGTACGATGATAGGTATGATCTTTTATCATGAATCCAAAAATATTATGAGAATTCTTTGTATTCTACTTATACTAGGATCAGTCATTGGATTACGTTTAATCAATTAA